The DNA region AGGCCCCTCGATCAGCCTGGTCCGGGAAATCGGCTGGGCGGACCTTGACGATGACCCCATCCTCCACCACAACCGTGAGGCCGCATCCCACAAAATCTGATGTTCTACACACTGTTCGGATCACGGTGTTTCTGCCTGTTGTGTCCATGTAGCCACCTCCTCCGTTGTGCTTGAACTCAGTCCAGGATGACTTCGTCCTGGTAGGCTGGCACCGATACCTTCCAGCCCTTCTTGTTGCTAATCAGGTTTGCAAGAGACTGGGCGCTATCGGGTTCACCATGAGTGACAAAGACGTGCCTCGGGGGGCTTCTCAGGTTAGATATCCATTTGAAAAGGTCGTCCCTATCGGCGTGGGCTGAGAAGCCATCCATCTGAACCACTCGCGCCCTCACAGGATAAGTTTGCCCCAGTATCCTGACCTTCTTGAAGCCGTCGGTAATTTGCCTGCCCAGTGTTCCCACAGCCTGGTATCCTACAAAGAGTATGGTGCTCTCTGGCCTGGTAATGTTTTGGACCAGGTGGTGTTTTATCCTGCCTCCGGTGCACATCCCGGACCCTGCTATGATGATGACCGTTCCTTTGATATGGTTTATCGCCTTGGACTCATCTATTGTTCTGACAAACTTCAGGCCGCGGAAGTCGAAAAGGGAATCCTTTTGGTTGAGGAATTCAGCCATTTTATCGTTTAACAATTCCGGATGGCGTTGGAAAACCTCGGTGACGCTTGTTGCCATAGGGCTATCGACGAAGACCATTAGGTGAGGTATATGGTTCTTGATCAATAGCTTGTTCAGATGATACAGGAGTTCCTGGGCCCTTTCTAGAGCGAAGCTGGGTACTACTATGTTTCCCCCGGCCTTCTGGGTGTAGTTTATGACTTCGGAAAGCCCGTCTTCTACGCTTTGCGTGTCCTCGTGTGTCCTATTGCCGTAGGTGGACTCTATCACGACGTAATCTGCATCATCGAAAAAAGTCGGATCGTGAAGCAATGGCCCACCCCGTCGGCCAATATCTCCGGAGAAGACTATCGTTCTCTCCTGGCCGTTTTGGTTTACCTTGACCTCTACCATAGATGAGCCAAGGATATGTCCTGCATCGTAGAAGGTGGCTTCAATGCCATTGCTGATCGGTATCGCCTCCTTATATCGTAGCGGCGACAGCAGTGGCACAACTGCCCTCGCATCATCCTCGGTATAGAGCGGGATCTCAGGATGCGGTCCTTTTCTACCCTCACGTTCATGTCGTTTTCGCTTGAACTCAGCATCCTCTTCTTGCAGGTGGGCGGAATCCATGAGGACAATCTCGGATATCTCTGCTGTGGCAGCAGTACAGTAGACTTTGCCGTGGAATCCCTCCCGGACTAGCTTAGGCAGGAGGCCACAGTGGTCAACGTGGGCATGAGTTAGCAGCAGGGCATCTATGGACTCAGGTGAAACTGGGAAAGGTTCCCAGTTTCTTTCTTTCAGATTCCTCTCTTGAAATAGCCCGCAGTCAACCAGGAGTCTGGTATCATTAGCCTCCAACAGGTATTTGGAGCCGGTAACGTTCTGGGCTGCTCCCAGAAACTTCAGCCTAGTGGGCACTCTTCTCTCTCCTGCTGCCCCATCTCCATTCGCTTCACAATCGTAGCGAAAACTAAGTTAGTAGTAATCTAGATGTTCGGGCTGCTGGCTCACAGTCTACAGCTTTCGTTTCCTGCTCGTCCACAGTGATCTAAGGCATTTTGCCGGAGGTGAACTCTCAGAAAACAGTGGCCCGGCAGGGCTTTACTTGCTGGGAGGCTGGAATGTCCCATTAAAAGCAACCAGGAGATTGGTGGCAGGGGGATGCGAGCATCAAGTTACATTGACTGTTGGATACTGAGCTTCTATTGATGATCAGACTGCAATGTCCGGGCTGCCTCAATGAAAATCTCTGTTCCCTGAGCCACGATCTGGAGCTGTGCTGGTGTCATCACCTTCAGGAGGCGCTCCACCTGTGTCTGGCCCGATTGCCATAGTCGGCTGGTAAATTCTTGTCCCTCGCTGGAAAGACGGCACATGACCACACGGCGATCCCCCGGGAAGCTCTCTCTGGTAACAAGGCCTCTTTCTACCAGGCGGTCCACAACACCTGTGGCAGTAGCTAGAGTGACCCCCAAACTCGAAGCGATTTCGCTCATCCGCGTAGGACCTTCCTTGGAAAGCATGAGCATGACTTTTAACTGCGGCATGGTGAGATCTATAGCGAGCCATTCCTTGGGTATGATAGGACGCAATGCCTGCTCGAGCTGCCCTAGCTTTTCATGTAGATTAAGAACGTATTGAACAAGCTCTGCCTTGTCTGTGTTAATTATCATACTGCGGACTCTCCACCATTCATTATTTTGTTTGAATCATATAATTGATGTGATGCAAATTATACCCCGAAGGAAAACCATTTTGCAAGTGGTGAAGTGGTTTTCACAGAGGGGCCGGCAACGCAGAGCCGGCAACGCAGAGTATTGACAACTGACCATGTAATTGCTATAATGCAAATAGTTTGGATAATATAAAGTTCTTGCAGCAGGACTAATGGGCTTGTTGAGAAGCAGGGGTGGGAACATTTTGGAGGAGAGGACAATATGCTTGTACTGATTACTGGCGGAGCCGGCCGATTGGGGACCAATGTATGTAAGATTCTGTTGCGGGACGGATACCAGGTGCGTGTGTTCGATCTGGACACGCCGCGCAATCGGAAGAGCGTCAAAGAACTTGGGAGGGGAGCCGAAATCCTGTGGGGGGATATTACGTCGTCTGGTCTGGTTCGGAAGGCGATGGAGGGGGTGGGTGCAGTTGTTCACATGGCTGGCATCTTACCGCCTTTGGCTGACGAGAAACCGGAGTTGGCCGCGAAAGTCAATGTCGGTGGTACTGCCGTGGTTGTTGATCTGATAAAAGAAAATGGTGGCCACATACCGTTCGTGTTTACTTCATCAGTGGCAGTGTTTGGCCCTACGCCGGGAGCCATGCGGCCCATAAGCGCAGATAAAGATGACCCGCAGCCGAAGGACATGTATGGCAAGACCAAATTGCAGGCGGAGGCCCTGATCAAGGGGTCGGGGATTGACTATGTGATACTGCGCCTGTCGGCATCTATGTATACGGTGTTTGAACCTAGCGATGTCAGGCGCATGTTCACTATTCCACTCAATAACCGGGTGGAGATGTGCCACCCGGATGATGTGGCGCTGGCAATACTGAATGCCATCAAGAATTTTGAGGCGGCAAAGGGAAACACTCTGGTTGTTAGCGGCGGGCCTACCCAGCGGATGCTGTACAGGGATATGCTCAATGGTATTCTGGGAGTTCTCAAATTACCTACGCCGCCGGCAAACAAGTTTGTCCAGGAGCCTTACTATCTGGACTGGTATGATACTGGTAAGTCCCAGGAACTGCTGCGCTTCCAGCAGAAGACCTTTGGTGACTACCTCCAGGACTATTCCAGGGCACTATCCAGGAAGTTTTCCCCCCTCTTCTTGCCATTCATGTGCTACTTCGTGGGGCCGTTGTTCGGGAAGGCTATTGTTCGATTCATGTAGATATTTCTGCACCGCGTTGAATCGGGGTTGTCCCGTGTAGCTTGTTTCAAGGTCATCCAGGCTGCTAAAGGGGTATTCTATCAGGAGGCTGATGTTTGTACATCGGCCTCTTTTCTATGATAGAATTAGAAATTCGGCTGATAACATGTGGCAGGTTACCAGAGGACAACGTGGCAGAAACGGAAGTCTCTGGGACCCGCCCGGCAAGAACAACACACTCGAACTAGTCATCACAGTCCATCACATACCACACCGTTCAATGCTTGTAGTTGGTTTTGACGACAGATTATGGGAACTGAAAGGGGCGTTCAATGTGGCATTTGACTAAGTTAGCTCTACGCAACCGGCTGGTGACTCTTGGAATAGTAGCCGTGCTGGCCGGAGTCTCCATTTGGGCTATTTTCGGTCTCCAGATGGAGTTGATACCTGATATCGAGTTCCCATACGCCACCGTGGTCGCTTCCTATCCGGAAGCCCCGCCGGACGAGGTAGCCAGCCAGGTCTCTTCCCCTATCGAGAATGTTATCTGGGAACGCTGGAATGGAAAGGGCCTGAAGCATGTATCTTCGACCTCCGCAAACAGCATCTCCTTCATCGCTGCCGAATTCGAATTTGGCACCAGCATGGATGAGGTAACAGAGACTATCCGCCAGGACATCAGCGGACTGACCCTCCCACCTGAGGTGCTCTACCGAGTCGAGCCGATCAATCTAACGACCATGATGCCGTTGGTGACTTTCAGCCTCAGCGGAGATATTCCTCCCGATCAGCTAAAGGAGATTGCCGACTCCCAGATCGTGCCTAAACTGAGCGCTATCAAGGGCGTTCTCAGCGTGGAGACTCAGGGTGGTGAGAAGGAGCAGATCATCATTGCCCCCGACCCTGAGAAGATGAACCAGTATGGCATCTCCGTGTTGCAGATCATCAGTTATCTTCAACGTCAACCTGAATATGCTTCTCTAGCCGACATCGAAAATACCTCGCTGGGAACGGACAATGTTGTACTTAGACAAATAGCTGGGGTTGGCCAGGGGCCAGCACCGATGGCAGTAGTCACACGCACCGACGGCCAGCCCAGTCTGACCATAAATGTGGTGAAGGACGACACGTCTAACACTGTTACTGTGGCCAATGCCGTGGTGGCTGAAGCCGATAAAATAGGGAAAGACCTTGGTAGTGAGTTGAAACTCACCACTGTATCTGACCAGTCGGATTTCATTGAGTCCAGTGTAAGTTCACTGGTGGAAAAGGCGTTGGTCGGCGGCGCTCTGGCGATAGTGGTGGTCTTTCTCTTCCTGATGGCGGTGCAGGCTTCGCTGGTCACTGCCATATCCATCCCGTTGAGCATGTTGTTCGGTTTTCTGGCTATGCGCTTGTTCGATATAACCATTAACATTCTGACCTTGAGTGCCATGTCTATTGCGGTGGGTCGTTTGATCGATGACAGCATTGTCATGGTAGAAGTCATATACCGCCGTCTCCAGCAGGGCGAGGGCTTCAGGGAAGCGGCTATTGGCGGCGCCAAAGAGGTGGCGACGCCAATCACAGCAGCTACTCTGGCAACGGTGGCTATCTTCCTGCCGCTCATGTTTGTGGGCGGCATCGTAGGCCAGATGTTTATACCCTTTGCCCTAACGGTAACCTTCGCCATGCTCGCCTCGCTGCTGGTGGCTTTGATGGTGGTGCCGACCCTGTCCAAATTCCTGGTGAGCGGGAAGGCCAAGGCCAGGGCCCGGGAGACCCGGTACGAAAGGGTGTACACCCGCCTTTTGAAGTGGGCACTCGGACACCGCGCTCTCACCCTAATCATTGCTGCAGTGCTCTTCGTAGGCAGCCTGGGTCTGCTGCCGCTCATCGGTACCTCATTCATGTCAGGCATGAGCGAGAAGATGCTGATTGTGGATATACAGATGCGACCAGGGACCGATATCGGGGTTACCAGCGGGATAGCGGCTCAGGTAGAGGCACTCTTGGACGGCAACAAGGAGATCAAGAACTACTACACTACTGTTGGCACTTCCGTCTCTCTGACGGGTGCTTTTAGTGCTGCTTCGGGCGGAGGTGACAACACCGCTTCGATCAATGTCTACCTTGACCCCAAGGCTGATATGGACAAGGAAGCTGGAGCCCTGCGCCTGGCCATCCAGGGGATACCAGGGGGCGAAGGAATAGCAGTCTCCACCGGGTCGGGAGGTGGGGCCGAGATGGGGTTCTCCGGCGTGGACATCTCGATCCAGGGTAAAGATCAGGATGCCATTGCCAGGGTCAGCGGCGAGCTTTATACCCAACTTCAGGGGGTAGCTGGGGTGGCCAATCTGGAGAACCAGCTAACCAGGGTGGTGGGCAAGCTCGATATCAAACCAAATGACACCAAGTTGGCAGCCCTGGGGCTGTCTGATGCGCAAGAACAGCAACTGGAAGATGAACGCGACCTTTTGATGAAGGGAGGCGGACGCAGTGTGCCCGGCGTGCAGGCGAACATCAATGGAGCGAGCCACGCCGTCTTTATTAAAGGGGTGGAGATAGGCATCGTGGGGGAGGCTGAAACACTGAGAATAGGCTGGCCTTCTGTAGCCCTGGCTGACGTCGCCGACGTGACACTTTTGCAGAGGCCGACTCACATTGGGCATACCGACCTGAGCCTCTCAGCGACTATCAGCGGGGCGGT from Chloroflexota bacterium includes:
- a CDS encoding NAD(P)-dependent oxidoreductase, encoding MLVLITGGAGRLGTNVCKILLRDGYQVRVFDLDTPRNRKSVKELGRGAEILWGDITSSGLVRKAMEGVGAVVHMAGILPPLADEKPELAAKVNVGGTAVVVDLIKENGGHIPFVFTSSVAVFGPTPGAMRPISADKDDPQPKDMYGKTKLQAEALIKGSGIDYVILRLSASMYTVFEPSDVRRMFTIPLNNRVEMCHPDDVALAILNAIKNFEAAKGNTLVVSGGPTQRMLYRDMLNGILGVLKLPTPPANKFVQEPYYLDWYDTGKSQELLRFQQKTFGDYLQDYSRALSRKFSPLFLPFMCYFVGPLFGKAIVRFM
- a CDS encoding MBL fold metallo-hydrolase, with the protein product MPTRLKFLGAAQNVTGSKYLLEANDTRLLVDCGLFQERNLKERNWEPFPVSPESIDALLLTHAHVDHCGLLPKLVREGFHGKVYCTAATAEISEIVLMDSAHLQEEDAEFKRKRHEREGRKGPHPEIPLYTEDDARAVVPLLSPLRYKEAIPISNGIEATFYDAGHILGSSMVEVKVNQNGQERTIVFSGDIGRRGGPLLHDPTFFDDADYVVIESTYGNRTHEDTQSVEDGLSEVINYTQKAGGNIVVPSFALERAQELLYHLNKLLIKNHIPHLMVFVDSPMATSVTEVFQRHPELLNDKMAEFLNQKDSLFDFRGLKFVRTIDESKAINHIKGTVIIIAGSGMCTGGRIKHHLVQNITRPESTILFVGYQAVGTLGRQITDGFKKVRILGQTYPVRARVVQMDGFSAHADRDDLFKWISNLRSPPRHVFVTHGEPDSAQSLANLISNKKGWKVSVPAYQDEVILD
- a CDS encoding efflux RND transporter permease subunit encodes the protein MWHLTKLALRNRLVTLGIVAVLAGVSIWAIFGLQMELIPDIEFPYATVVASYPEAPPDEVASQVSSPIENVIWERWNGKGLKHVSSTSANSISFIAAEFEFGTSMDEVTETIRQDISGLTLPPEVLYRVEPINLTTMMPLVTFSLSGDIPPDQLKEIADSQIVPKLSAIKGVLSVETQGGEKEQIIIAPDPEKMNQYGISVLQIISYLQRQPEYASLADIENTSLGTDNVVLRQIAGVGQGPAPMAVVTRTDGQPSLTINVVKDDTSNTVTVANAVVAEADKIGKDLGSELKLTTVSDQSDFIESSVSSLVEKALVGGALAIVVVFLFLMAVQASLVTAISIPLSMLFGFLAMRLFDITINILTLSAMSIAVGRLIDDSIVMVEVIYRRLQQGEGFREAAIGGAKEVATPITAATLATVAIFLPLMFVGGIVGQMFIPFALTVTFAMLASLLVALMVVPTLSKFLVSGKAKARARETRYERVYTRLLKWALGHRALTLIIAAVLFVGSLGLLPLIGTSFMSGMSEKMLIVDIQMRPGTDIGVTSGIAAQVEALLDGNKEIKNYYTTVGTSVSLTGAFSAASGGGDNTASINVYLDPKADMDKEAGALRLAIQGIPGGEGIAVSTGSGGGAEMGFSGVDISIQGKDQDAIARVSGELYTQLQGVAGVANLENQLTRVVGKLDIKPNDTKLAALGLSDAQEQQLEDERDLLMKGGGRSVPGVQANINGASHAVFIKGVEIGIVGEAETLRIGWPSVALADVADVTLLQRPTHIGHTDLSLSATISGAVTAKDVGAVNQAVQEKIDNLSPHDGVEVKMGGVAEEMSNTFSRMGIAIIAAIFISFLVVVIMMRSVLNPLIIMVSLPLASIGALLGLVISGYTLGVSGMMGMLMLIGIVLTNAIVLIAVVEQLRHGGMSSYDALIQGGQTRLRPILMTALTTIFAMVPLALGVGSGTIIAAELAVVVIGGLFSSTLLTLVVIPVLYSLTDRFRRQPASKSDSAA
- a CDS encoding MarR family transcriptional regulator, which gives rise to MIINTDKAELVQYVLNLHEKLGQLEQALRPIIPKEWLAIDLTMPQLKVMLMLSKEGPTRMSEIASSLGVTLATATGVVDRLVERGLVTRESFPGDRRVVMCRLSSEGQEFTSRLWQSGQTQVERLLKVMTPAQLQIVAQGTEIFIEAARTLQSDHQ